A section of the Triticum dicoccoides isolate Atlit2015 ecotype Zavitan chromosome 7A, WEW_v2.0, whole genome shotgun sequence genome encodes:
- the LOC119331887 gene encoding uncharacterized protein LOC119331887, translating into MRGFERRGVRQYIRSDEPRMRWTEELHRQFIEAVDCLGGQDEATPKRILQLMGTKRVSISHIKSHLQMYRSSSSGSGSGNNPPHASVNHRQDHCIDGNITATSASDRIDIPSYAVFRRSHHSMSPPYQIPSIEEVFRSWEQSRGRLQWNSSGMLNTPEKATDWSCHANGKTCQKKQRAAAGCDLTLSIGQWEEEAASSDTDISSMTTEEAIVLARGQGVSGHRRPKASADLNLDLNLDLAISSSWL; encoded by the exons ATGAGAGGATTTGAGAGGAGAGGTGTCCGGCAGTACATCCGATCGGACGAGCCGCGGATGCGTTGGACGGAGGAGCTTCACCGGCAGTTCATCGAGGCCGTGGACTGCCTCGGCGGCCAGGACG AGGCAACACCAAAGCGAATTCTTCAGCTGATGGGCACAAAGAGAGTCAGTATATCTCACATCAAAAGCCATCTCCAGATGTACAGATCAAGctccagcggcagcggcagcggcaacaaCCCACCCCATGCATCAGTGAATCATCGTCAAGATCATTGCATCGATGGGAACATCACGGCAACGTCGGCCTCAGACAGGATCGATATTCCCTCTTATGCTGTGTTTCGTCGCAGCCACCACTCGATGTCACCGCCGTACCAAAT ACCGTCCATCGAGGAGGTTTTCAGGAGCTGGGAGCAGAGTAGAGGGCGGCTGCAATGGAACTCCTCCGGCATGCTAAATACACCAGAGAAG GCGACTGACTGGTCATGCCACGCTAATGGCAAGACGTGTCAGAAGAAGCAGCGGGCAGCGGCGGGGTGTGACCTGACGCTATCGATCGGCCAGTGGGAGGAGGAGGCCGCGAGTAGTGACACTGACATCTCGAGCATGACCACCGAGGAGGCCATCGTGCTGGCAAGGGGTCAAGGAGTGAGTGGCCACCGCCGCCCTAAGGCTTCCGCTGATCTGAACCTTGACCTGAACCTCGATCTTGCCATCTCATCTTCTTGGCTCTGA